The genomic region TTCGCTACCGGAGATACTGAAAAATGGGACTCCTGCTTCCCCAGCGATCGCTTTTGCTAACAAAGTTTTCCCTGTTCCTGGGGGTCCTACTAACAGTACGCCTTTGGGTATGCGTGCGCCAACAGCAGTGAAGCGTTCTGGCTGTTTGAGGAAAGTCACGACTTCTTGTAATTCCTCTTTGGCTTCGTCAATTCCCGCTACGTCATCAAATTTTATGCCCGTCTTGGCTTCCATCTGGAATCTAGCACGGGATTTACCAAAGTTAAGTGCTTGCCCTGGTCCACCCGGAATATTACTAGAGCGACGGAATAAGAAGAACAGCCCACCAATCAACAGCACGGGGAAAATCAGATTACCCAGTAAACCCCAAATTGCCCCGTCATTTCGCATCGGGTGAGAATCAAAGCTTACATTTCCAGCTCTGAGTTTAGCAATCAGTTCGGGAGCGCTGTATGGTAAGTCTACCCGCAGCCTTTGAACGCGATTGTCCAGTTCTGGATCGACTGCCTCTACAATTGCCGTCCGTCCGCCTTCATATAGGTCTACACTACTGACGCGACCAGCATCTAAATATTCTAGAAAACGACCGTAAGTCATTCGAGTACTGGCGGCGTTCTTACTCATATCAGCAGGAGCGCCAGCAAATGCCCCCTGCCAGAAGAAAAAGCCTATCACGAGTGCAGGCAGTGTCCACAGTACTAGGACTCTCCAAGAAAATTTCATCAGTTAGTTGCCTCTAGGTGTAGATACAACAAATCAGTTTGACTACAGGCGGGCGCTTTTATCCCGTAAACGATAGTCCTTAAACAGATATTGTTAACTTTTCTTTCAATCAGTAAATCTTCTAGTGTATGAAGATACTGATAGCAGTTTGATTACTATCTTAATCAAATTTAACGTAATTTTAAGCGATCGCGCTAATTCAGCGACCAGTTATCAGTGACCAGTTATCAGTGACCAGTGACCAAACAATGCGCAATGCACAGCTAATTCCGAATTCTTCCCTCACTCCTCGCCCCTCGCTCCTCGCTCCTTAATTCATCTACCATGTAGAGAGATATAAACAAATGTAAAGAAAGATGCAAGACAAGGTGGTTGTAGTCGTCGGTGCAACTGGGGGTATTGGTTCGGCTTTAACTCGCAAACTGGCTCCAACTGGAGCGCGTCTGGTGTTGGCAGCTAGAAATAGCAGCGCACTGCAAGACTTGGCAACACAGTTATCAGTTAAGTCAGTATTAACTGTTCCCACAGATATCACCGATCGCACCTCGGTAAATGCCCTGATGGAGCAAACTACGGCTCAGTTTGGCAAAATTGATGCTTTAGTAAATGCAGCTGGTGCAGGAATATTAAAGCCTTACAATGCTCTAGAACCAGCCGATCTAGAGGCGATGTTAGACCTAAACTTGAAGGGTAGTTTCTACACCTGCCAAGCCGCAGCTGAATTAATGCAACGGCAGAAATCCGGGCATATTTGTAATGTAGTTGGAATTTTGGGCAAGCATTCAATGGCAATGGCAGCAGCATACAGTGCTTCCAAGTTTGGTGTAGTTGGTTTCAGTAAATGCATGGCGGAAGAGTTGAAGCGTTTTGGTGTGAAGTTCACGCTATTCTATTTTGGTGGCGTAGACTCTCCCTTCTGGGACAACGTACAGCTAAAAGTGGATCGCAAAAAAATGCTCAGTACCGAAACTGCTGCCAATGCAATCTTTTATGCCCTCCAAGCAGAACCACAAGCAGTCCCGATGGAAATTAATATTCAACCAGATAGCCACTTGTTTTTTTAGGGAGCAGGGAGCAGGGAATAGGGGGGGGACAAGGGAAACAAGAAAGCAACTACCAACTGACAACTGAGGACTGATTCTGCAATTCTTGCTTAAGAGCGAATAGTAAATTCAGC from Chroococcidiopsis sp. SAG 2025 harbors:
- a CDS encoding SDR family oxidoreductase — protein: MQDKVVVVVGATGGIGSALTRKLAPTGARLVLAARNSSALQDLATQLSVKSVLTVPTDITDRTSVNALMEQTTAQFGKIDALVNAAGAGILKPYNALEPADLEAMLDLNLKGSFYTCQAAAELMQRQKSGHICNVVGILGKHSMAMAAAYSASKFGVVGFSKCMAEELKRFGVKFTLFYFGGVDSPFWDNVQLKVDRKKMLSTETAANAIFYALQAEPQAVPMEINIQPDSHLFF